The following nucleotide sequence is from Vibrio sp. VB16.
GTTTCACTTTTTCCTACTAAACAATCTTTTGTTTAACAACTTACTGTTCGAGCTGTTTCACGACAACTCGGAGCTTATAACACCTACATTAATAACATAAATTTTATTCCATGAGCCATGATTATCACGCCGGGTCTACTTCTTCAGCACCAATCTACTCATCAACCTTTTAATCTTTATTTTTGTAAATCGCCAATGGGTGATCGGCTTTTTCGGCGCGGTACGTAATAGTTGTTGATAAGCCACGCCGTCAAATGTGACTTCACCGCCATGTGCAGCTAACAGAAACGTCGGTTTTAATTCGTATACCCTCTCAACTGAGCAGCGATATTGATTCGGGTGGAAAATCGGAAATGGGGCAATGAGTGTTTTTTTGACTTCCACAACAAGATCAGCGACATATAATATCCCCTGTTCTCTATGATACACGGAAAGGTCTCTATCTGTGTGTCCAGGCGTCTCCAGCACCTGCCAGTCTTCAAAACCTGGAATAGCATCACCATCGAGCATTTCAACGTCAGGTTTTAGCTTACGCGAGTACCACAGGTTCTGTTTTGGTTTGCGCATTCGCTTTGCCACCCATAGGGCCAACATTAAGTCTGTCAAATGCATCAACCAACCATCCCATCCAGCATACCAATCTGTCTCTCGTTTTGCTGCCAAAAGAGTACAACCCGTTAGCGTCCGCAATTTATGTGCGGCACCCGCATGATCCGGATGCATATGAGTTACAACAACCAATTTAAGGTCTGTAAATGGGCGTTGGAGTTGATGCTCAATGAAATCTCTTAAATGAGGAACATCCGCTCGACTACCACCATCCAGCAGCATGAGCTTATCTGGATACTCAGCCAGATACATGGTTTGAATATACCCTTGAATTCTATGCAGTTGCAAAACATTTCCTTGTGCTATTTAACGTTCGACTTCCAATATATTGATGTCTAATCATCTGGTCAGACCAACTATAGCAGCAGAATGCAGGAAATGTTAAATATATGTTACGTGGCTGCAAGGGCGACAAAATCGCACGTACAATTAAAATGTATAGAAAGCAAAATCGCCACCATAACTGGTAGCGATTTTGCTTTCTATAATTACGTATTCAATTGCAGTGACAGCACTACAAAATAGAGACACCTTCTACTTCCAAAACAGTATTGGCATTCGCACGTTCAATAATCTTAAGCAGCGTGGTTTGAATCACTTCATCTTCTCTAGCATCAGTCTTACTTGCGAACCGTTCTTCCATAACATCCCCACCCTCATGCAACGTAAACTGGATTGAAACTTCTGTTGCACAATCTATTTTTTCACCAAAATATGTCATCGAAATGATTGGATAGCCCTTATCACCCTTTTTAACATGCTTCGCGATGCGCTTTTTGGCTTTATCGATATTCATAAACAGTCCTTAGAGTACTGACCCGTTCGTTAATTGAAATAGTATACCGCCCACCATAATCTATTGATTGGATAAGGTATAACAAATTAAAAACGATTTATAAGCTGGCTCATGCTTTAAACCAGTAAGGTATTGCCAAAATCCAATAAACTGTAACACAGTATAAGCAAACCTTGTGTCTGAAAAAGAAACCCGTAGAATCAGCAAAAATTTCAAACGTGAGAAAAATATGCCTAAACTCAAACTACATCATCGAGACTACGTTTCCATTCTTGGTGGCGATATTACAACACAAGAGTTGAAGCACACGTTGTCTCCAAATTACGCACCAGCCAAGAAAAGCCTTTTACCAAGTCCTTATTTAACCGAAAAAAACATTGAGCGACGTTGGCGTGATCTGAATAACCTTTCGTTGAAAGCGGAGTTATTGGACGAACATACGCAACATCAAGCAAGTGCTTATCAAAAAAATATCGAAAATTTTATTGGTACCGTTAAGGTTCCGGTTGGGTTAGCTGGCCCGTTAAGGGTTAATGGGTTGTTTGCGAAGGATGATTTCCTTATTCCTTTAGCGACCACAGAAGCCGCTTTGGTGGCGTCGTATAATCGAGGTTCTAAGCTACTTACTGCGTCAGGTGGTGCTAGTGCCATGCTACTCAATGAAGGCGTTACCAGAACACCAGGCTTCGCTTTTTATGGCCTAGCGGAGGCCGGTCAGTTTGTGGCTTGGGCTGTTACTCAATACGACCAATTTAAACAAGTCGGTGAATCCACTACTGCTTACGGCAAGCTCACGGATATCAATATCAATATTGAAGGCAATCATGTGTACCTTGTCTTTGAATATCTAACAGGTGATGCTTCTGGTCAGAATATGGTGACCATCGCAACAAACGCCGTATTCGAATATATTTTGGCACATACCCCCGTAGAACCCGAGTACGCCTTTCTAGACGGAAATTTATCAGGTGACAAAAAGGCCAACACTCAAACTCTGCGTAGTGTGCGTGGAAAAAAAGTGACGGCTGAAGCGCATATCTCTGCGGAGTTAATCCAAAGATATCTGCACACAACACCTGAAAAAATGATGCAGTTTGGTCAAATGACCACTGTCGGTGGCGCATTAAGTGGGGCGATTGGGATAAATGCACACTATGCAAATGCGCTAGCGGCACTGTATATCGCCTGTGGACAAGATGCCGCCTGTGTTGCTGAATCGGCCATTGGTATGACTCGTATGGAAGTGAACAAAAATGGCGGGTTATATGCGAGCGTCACTTTGCCAAATTTGATGCTTGGCACCGTTGGTGGTGGAACGGGGTTACCCAGCCAAAAAGCCTGTTTAGATCTAATGGGTTTACATGGTACCGGCAAATCGCAAGCCCTTGCTGAAGTGTGTGCCGCTCTTTGTCTGGCGGGAGAGCTCTCTATCGTTGGCGCTTTTTGTGCCGGGCACTTTGCAAGAGCTCACCATAAACTTGCGCGGAAGTAATTCGCGCCAAACTGAGTTGCACGTCAGCGTTAATATTGAAAGAGCTGAGATCAAAAACTTAAATATATACTTTGTTCAAAATACCCTTTGTGGTTGCTTACTTTTCTTCAGTAAAGTCCAACTCATCTTTATTTATTTCGTACTTTTTCAATTTTCTCCATAACGTCGTGCGACCAATTTTCAGCGCAGCTGCAATATCTGCGATACGGCCGTCGAATATTTCCCACGCCTCCATAATCGCTCTTCGTTCTAATGCTTCCAAGCTCTGAATAGACGATTCCCACTCGGCAGATTCATGCCCCACTTTGCTGTTTAATAGTTGGCTAGGAAGATCATCCACATCGATAATGTTTCTACGGCGATTTAGTGCGATTTTTTCAATCTTATTCTGAAGTTCAGATATATTCCCGGGCCACGAATAACTGCATAAAATATCCAGTGCCGCATCTGTTATCACAATATCGACGTTAAATCGTTTCTTCATACGAAGCATTTGTCTTTCAATAAAGACTGGAATATCTTCTTTTCGTTGCCTGATAGACGGAATTTTTAACTCAATGGCACCAATAGCATAATAAAGTTGTCGACGGAAATTATGCTTGCTAACGTACTGTTCAAGGTCGGCAGAAGTACTAGTGATAAGTTGAAAATTAACAGGAATCATTCGATTACTATTGTCACGTACCAATATATTGGTTTTCAGTGTTTGTAATAGTGCTGACTGTACTTCCTCTGACAGGTATTCCACTTGTTCTAAATAGAGAGTCCCACCATTCACTAACTCTATTTTTGATGCTAGACCTTCGCCTTCATCGGTTCCAAATAACGTTCTTAACATGTTCTCTGGTGCGATACTCTTGCAATTGACCGTTAAAAAAGGCCCCTCGCTATTCTGGCTATGATTATGCAGAGCCATGGCAATTTGTCCTTTCCCTACTCCATCTTCACCACGTAATAAAACTGGATCTTTTACTTTTGCAGCTCTTTTGGCGAGAGTAATAACCTGTTTCATCTTTTTGGATTGCGCCACTAGGGAGTCGAAACTCAAATCTGCATTTGATCCAAGCTGCCTCTGCGCTAACTTACGTATCGTTTCCAAGGGGTGAATAAACAACAAACATCCACCGTCACTAAGTGGCCTAAGTGTAACCAAAGCCTCTATAAAATCTCCCTGGCACTCCATAATGATGTCTAGATGAGAACACTTTTTTCGTCCTTCTAATGCATTTTTTAAAGCAGGAGGAAGGGTAATCGTATCTCTAAGCGATTTATAAAGAACGAGATCTTTTTTGAGCTTCAATTTCTCCGATGCGACTTGGTTAATAAAGGTAATTCTCTCTTCCTTGTCCCAAGAAATCACTCCATCATCCATACATTCAAGAACCGCATTTCTCTGACAAAGGATTTGATTTGATTGTGTCAGAGTCTTTTCTATGAGTAATTGACTCGCCACTTCTTTTCCACAAGAATTGACAAGTGCGGCATCAGAATCTTTATGCTCGCTTGCCATAGTGAAAAGCATAAGCGCAGCTCGCGCTCTACCTTGTTCATCAAAAACAGGTGAAGCATGACAGCTGTAACCATGTAGCTTTGTATTAAAATGTTGCGCCGAAAATAAAGATACCGTCTCGTGGGTGTGCAAACTCAAATTAATCGCATTAGTTCCTAGACGACCTTCGCTCCAGAAAGCACCTTTTTTTATTCCTAATGTTCTTAATTCCTCGATCATTTCATGATGACCGATAATAGACATTGTGCACCCGGTTTCATCTGTGACCAGGAAACAGCAGCGACGAGACTCCAAGAACTGAAACGCGTCTTCAAGGATAGCTTCGGCGATACAAGTTGCCGCCAAATTACGTTTAAGAAACGAATCCAAGGTTGTCCCTACAGCAACATGAGGTTTTAACCATTCATACGGATTACTTTGTCTTAAACAGCGCTCCCACGATTCCAGAATCGGCGAAGTAGCAAATTGAGGAGCAACCCAATGGTGTTTTTGAAAAAAATCCCAACGAGTCTGGATGTCGTTAAATTTCGTATCTGTTGAATTCCGACTCATGATGTTCTCCTTACCAAAAGATAGCCTTCACTCATAATTTAGGGCCCAGTTAGATAACTACTGAAAATGTTGATTGCATAATATCTTTTATTCTTGGCAGATGGCGTATATGCATGTTAAAGATGTTTCATTTTGAGACATCAATAACACTATTAACAGATGACTCACTACAGATTCATTCAAACGTGTGTAGATAAATAGTCACTACATTCTCCACCTTTTCGGTGGATTGAAAAACGACGTAGTTACGCCATTTTCAAACAACTAGTCATTTGTCTAAATATGGGGAAAAAGGGGCTGAGGCCGAGGGACCATCAGCCCAAAACGAGGAGTTAATCTCGAATCGAATGATTACTCATATGCTCTAGTGCGAGAATCATTGCAGAGTGATCCAAGTGGTCCCCATCAAGTGCTTTGCAGGTATTGAATAGTTCTTGTGCCGTAGAAGTATTTGGTAAATTAACTCCCAGTGCTTTCGCACCTTCTAATGCGATATTAAGATCTTTTTGATGGAGGGATATTCTAAAGCCAGGATCAAATGTCCCCTTCACCATCCGCTCCCCATGTACTTCTAAGATTTTAGACGAAGCAAACCCCCCCATAAGAGCTTGACGGATTTTCGCAGGATCAGCGCCAGCCTTAGAGGCAAAAACCAGTGCTTCAGATACTGCTTCAATATTCAATGCAACTATAATTTGATTTGCTACTTTGCAAGTTTGACCATCACCATTACCGCCTACTAACGTGACATTCTTCCCCATGATTTCAAATAACGGTTTCACTTTATTAAAAATGTCTTCATGCCCGCCAACCATAATTGATAATGATCCAGCGACCGCTCCGACTTCACCACCAGAAACCGGCGCATCCAGATACCATGCTTGCGTCTCTTCAATGCGTTGAGCAAATTTTTTCGTTTCAATTGGTGATATGGAACTCATATCTACAACAATTTTACCTTTCGTTAAACCTTTTGCGACGCCAATATCATTAAATAAGACATCCTCAACCTGAGGGGTGTCAGGAACCATGATGATGATAATATCAGAAGCTTCAGCAACGGCGGCCGGAGTAGGACATGCAACGCCTTTGTCTCCTATTAAGTCGTCTGGTGCAGACTCAAAATGTTCTGTGAAATAAAGCGTATAACCCGCATCTTGAAGGTTTTTCGCCATCGGTTTACCCATAATACCAGTACCAATAAATCCAATATTCATTCTATTACTCTCCAAAAATCACACTAAGTTATATTCTTTTAGCCAACCTAAGCCTGCTTCAGTACCATTGGCAGGAACGTATTCACACCCAACCCAACCTTGATAGCCTATATCGTCTAGGTGTTGGAAAAGGAACTCATAATTAAGCTCTCCTGTTCCAGGCTCATGGCGACCTGGATTGTCAGCAAGTTGCACATGTCCAATCGTGGAAAGATGATCGCTTAATGTTCTTGCGATATTGCCTTCCATAATTTGCATATGGTAAATGTCGTACTGATAATGGATATTTTTACTACCCACTTCACCAATCAACCTAAGTGCTTGGTTAGTGTTGTTAACACAAAAGCCGGGCATATCCTGAGTATTTATCGCCTCAACAACCAATCGAACACCTGCTAGTTCTAGTTTGTCTGCGGCGTACTTTAGGTTCTTAATCAATGTTTTCTCTGCATCTTGCTGAGACAGACCTTTCGGAATAATTCCCGACAAACAGTTAACCTGAGTACAGCCCATTACGGTCGCATAACTGATCGCTTGGTCCACGCCTTTGCGAAACTCTTCAACTCTTTCAGGTAAACACGCAATGCCGCGTTCACCGACCATCCAATCTCCTGCTGGCAGATTAAATAACACCTGAGTTAATCCATACCTTTCTAATTCATCTTTGATCTTCTGAGCAGAAAAATCATATGGAAATAAATACTCGACACCTTTAAAACCAGCTTCAGCAGCACCTTTAAAACGAGCCATGAATTCCAATTCTGTGAATAACATTGATAGATTTGCAGCTAGCTTGGGCATAACAACTCCTTACATTTTTTATGAGTCCGGCCACATTGTTATAACCGGACTGTCCTATCCATTATTTTTTATTTAATCTAGATCAATCACTTCTTCAAATTCTGTCACTTTGTCGATATCTGGGCCCATAGCGATATTGGTGATTCGTTCGGTTATCACCTCTACGACGACAGGCACTTGGAACTCTTTTATCATTAATTTCGCTTTCTCTAATGCTGGACCAATCTCTTCTGGATCGAAGACCCGTATCGCTTTACAACCCAGCCCTTCTACTACAGAAACATGATCGACACCGTAGCCATTTAATTCAGGTGCGTTTATATTTTCAAAAGAGAGTTGTACGCAATAATCTATATCAAAGTTACGTTGTGCTTGGCGGATGAGCCCAAGATAAGCGTTGTTGATCAAGACATAAATGAATGGCAGATTAAATTGCGCCCCAACAGCAAACTCCTCCACCAAAAACTGGAAGTCGTAGTCACCAGAAACAGCAACAACTGGCTTACTTGGGTCAGCCTTCACGACACCTAAAGCAGCAGGTAATGTCCAACCCAATGGTCCCGCCTGACAGGCATTAATCCAATGACGAGGTTTATGGACTCTTAGGAACTGGTTAGCAGCAATTTGTGCATTACCAATCGTTGCAACGTAGCGAGTGTCGGGGCCAAACGCTTTGTTCATTTCGTGGTAAACACGTTGTGGTTTCACCGGTGTTTGGTCAAAATCTTCACGACGGAGCATTGTTCTTTTACGCTCTACACATTCCCCCACCCAAAGGTCTCTTTGCTTAAGCTCACCCTTTGCTTTCATCTCCTCAGCCACTTCTATAAACAACTTAAGTGCTGCCCCTGCATCAGAGGCGATACCTAGATCGGGAGCAAATACCCGACCAATCTGTGTCGGTTCAATATCTACATGAATAAACTTACGATCTTTGGTGTATGTTTCAATTGCACCCGTGTGGCGATTTGCCCAACGATTACCGATTCCAAACACAAAATCAGATTCCAAATAGGAAGCGTTACCATAGCGATGATTAGCCTGACAGCCCATACGACCGACCATAAGTTCATGGTCATCTGAGATAACTCCCCAACCACGGAGGGTCTGGATGACAGGAACGCCAACAATCTCGGCGAATTTTTGGAAAAGCTCTGCAGCATTGGCATTGACAACACCACCACCGGCAACCAATAAAGGTTTTTCTGCTTCATTGAGCATCTCTAAAGCACGTCTAGCTTGAGCTTTGGTTGCTTGAGGCTTATGAGGAACCATCGGCTCATAAAGCTCAATATCAAATTCAATTTCCGCTAATTGAACGTCGATAGGCAGATCAAGAAGTACAGGTCCAGGTCGGCCTGAACGCATTTCAAAAAAAGCTTTTTGGAAAGTACCTGGCAATTGAGCCGCTTCTAGAATAGTCACCGCCATTTTTGTCACTGGCTTTGCAATAGATTGAATGTCTACTGCTTGAAAATCTTCTTTATTTAGTTTAGCTACGGGCGCTTGTCCGGTAATACATAGGATAGGAATTGAATCAGCCGATGCAGAATATAATCCAGTAATCATATCAGTACCTGCGGGGCCAGAAGTACCAATGCAGAGGCCAATATTGCCGTCTGCCGTACGGGTATAACCTTCAGCCATATGTGAGGCAGCTTCAACATGGCGCGCCAAAACATGGTCGATTCCACCTAGCTTACTCATCGCAGCGTACATAGGATTGATTGCTGCACCCGGCACACCAAATGCAGTATCAATCCCTTCTTTATTTAATATTAGAACTGCTGCTTCTATTGCACGCATTCTAGCCATAATTCAATCTCCAAGGTTAATTTTTTAGTTACTAACAAGATAAATCATTTCATTTACTGGGAATTTTTTGGGGAAAGCAATAATCGTCAGTACAAATACTTTCTTTCAAATATCATCTTATTTAACTATTTCAAAATAATACTATCGCGTATATTTTTTACCGCAACTACATCAATTTTCGTTTCAAATCGAATCACTCCGCCAACTGCATTGTTTCACTTTGGAACATATGGTCACCTGATTTTTTAAATATTTGAAGACAACCAACTCTTGATTCATCAGTATTTAAACGACGATAGTAAGCTTTGTTGCTTATCCGACATAGCCGCAAGGTCTTCGCTGGATTCTGCACCTTTAGTAATTGAATACACATTTTTATTAATTAAATCATTCACAGAAGAAACATTTTCAAATATATCTTGAGTCACTCTTGATTGCTCCTCTGACGCCGTAGCAACAGAGGCGTTCATCTCTGAAATTTTTTGAACAGAAACGGTAATTTCATTAAACGAATTTTTTACCGTCAATGTGATGCTTTTTGATTGAGTCACCAGTTCAGAGTTTTCAATCATGACTAAACTCGCACTATTTGATTGATGTTGAAGCCTATCGATTAGGTCTTGAATACTCGCCGTAGAATTCTGTGTTTTTGCTGCAAGATTTCTGACCTCATCTGCAACAACAGAAAAGCCTCTACCCGAATCTCCAGCTCGGGCTGCTTCTATTGCCGCATTTAAAGCGAGCAGATTCGTCTGCTCTGATACACTTTTTATGACGTCAATTACAGAGCCAATTTCGGCACAAAATCCGTTTAACTCCTCAATAACATCAGACGTGTCTTTAATCGAACATTCTATCTTGGTCGAAATATTTTCTAATTCTCTTAACGCACTCTCACCAAGATAAACGTTATTTAAGGCTTCTTGCGCGGCACTATCAGCGACAGATGCATTACGGCTAACTTCACTCGCGGTAACAGATAATTCACTTACGGCTGTCGACACCAATGTAATCTGATCAACTTCTAACTGTGCATTGGTTTCGGTTTTTCCCATCACATTAGCTAAGTCAGTAGATGACGATAACACCCCTTGGGAAACGTCTAATAGTGTTCGTGTTACTGACGACAATTCGGTCACTGTTTTGTTAAATGAATGGCTGAGAGATACAAATTCATTGCGAGAATTAGCCGATTCCGCTACTACTATTTTTGATGTAAAGTCCCCTCGTGACATCCTCTCAATATTTGCGCTTATTCTCGATATCCAGTTGGTTTGCCAGCGGTTGATTAGTAACGTTAGCACAAGACTTATTGCTGCTAGCACAACCATTGCAGTTATCTTTAATATTAATAACATCCTCAATAAGTCGCTATATTCTAGGAGAAGTTTAGATAACGCATTTTCTTTCTTATCTCTTATTGTCTTGAACGACATGTTGAGGGCCTGACCTATTTCGTACAGTTTTTCTTGATGGATGCGCTCTGACGCACGATTAACTAAGATTTTATTGGTAGCAATACGGTAGTCAGTGATGAATTGTTTAAAACGAGCATCGGACGTTAACTGCGTTAACGTCTCATCAAGCTGAATAAGCTCTGTTCTTAATTTTTTTTCCGGGTCAGGAATATTAATGGTAAATAGATTCGCGATGCGGTCTTGGATATGGGAACTAATAATCAATATCCTGTCTCTATTTTTCAGCCATTCTTGGTCACTAAAAACACCTTTCTGATCAAGCCTTGCGAATTCATCAGCAAGCCAAGGTAGATTAAGATAAAGATTAACTGAATGCTCAGTGAGCATATTTTTCGATTGTAGCTCCAAAGCAAACGAATTAAGTAAGCCATGTAACTCTGCTTGGGTTTTTTCATCTAATAAATTCAACTCATCTTTCATTAAATCAATTATTTTCAACACTTGGTCTTCAGTTTTTTTCAGTTCTTTTAAACTATTGGTTTTGTTATTCGCATTAGATGTCAATTCAGACATATAAATTATATTTTTATCTATAACCTCTACATCTTTTTTTACTTGTTCCATAGATAGAGCAACTTGATTCACTTTTACATATTCATAATAAAAAACAGCCAAAAAACAATTAAGGAGAATTATTATTATGAATATTGGCAGCTGTATTACCCTATTTAATCTATATTTATTAAATATACTCATCAGTTCTATGCACCGTTAATTAAACAATAAACTTCAGACATAAAATGCCCTTACCAAACGGCAATACTTTATGTCTGAATTTTTATGTTTAGTGTTATGTACTTTTTTGTTATGGTTTAATTCGTACTTCTACTTGGCAGTTATCCGTCACGCGACTAAGTAATGACACATCACCGAGTAATTTGCCGACTAAGTTAACAGCTGATGCAGCTTGTGGTTCTCCGTTGCTACTACAAGGTGTTGGGCCAAAAAACAAACACAATGCTCGGTCAGGGGGCCAAAAGGCAACATCACCAACTTCCACAGTTTCTTTTGCATCGCTAGCAACATCAATTTCAACAGGCGTTGTAAAATAAATCTCGTCTCCCCATCGCTTCGCTCTGGAGCGAATAGGCAGCTCAGACAACAGTTTTTCTGCTGTTTCACTGTCGTTCAGCTCAATATCCAACATTATCGAGCCAATTTTAACTTCAACAACTCCCATAATTTTCTCCCTATTACAGAGCGACTGCACCGTGTTCTATCGTGAGGTCAACGATATCTGATGTAGCGATATCACGTGAATACACACCCTTTTTCACGGCGAGAGCTGCTGCCGCTCCAATAGCCTGTCCCATCGCCATACACGTACTTTGAGCACGAATCCCCGCGAGGGATTTTCTATCGGAAGACAAGATTCGTCCCGCAACCAATAGACGATTGGTGTTTTTTGGTATCAGAGCAGACATCGGCACCTTAGGTATAAGCTCCGCCGATTCATGGAAGATTTCATCGCATCCATTATCTTCGTTATGCAGGTCTATATAGTTGAACGCATTACACACACTGTCTTTATAATTCTTAGCACCCATAAATTCATCTAACGTAACGTTGTGCTCACCTACAATACGACAGCCTTCTCGCGACAGCGCTCTTGTGTACATTGTTTTAAGTACGGATCTTTCTGCACCCGGTATTTTATCTTTGACGAATTCGTACATCCTTAACATACGTTTACGTCCATCAATATTCGCTTTCGTTTGACCGTCAGCATCAGTCGTATCACAGCCGTAAATGTGGGTAGAATTGTGCCCTCCCATTTGCAAAAACCAAATAAACTCATAGATTCCAAAATAGGCCCAATCGCCTTTCTCTAGACGACCTTCTTCCATCGCTTCTTCATATAGTTTTTGGGCTTCGCCTTTCCACACTTGTTGCAAATCAATTCCTTCTATACGATATTGCAATGTGCCTGGCTGCCGTTTTGGTGCTCTTACAACGGGTAAATCGAGAGCTCTCACAACATCCGCATCACCAGAGCAATCTAGCAACTCTTTACAACGGGTAATACGCTTAATCCCACGG
It contains:
- a CDS encoding FAD-dependent oxidoreductase, encoding MREVRETVDVVVAGGGTAGHVAAIQAARAGVKVSLVEASSMLGGTMTDGGVFMPNHWHSPKQAVVQGIGWELFSRSKEIEGLRIKPFTERRAVDTPGYYSNINVPIYATIAEQAAIEAGVEIHYHEFIGEVAHDGNWWEVTSYARGIKRITRCKELLDCSGDADVVRALDLPVVRAPKRQPGTLQYRIEGIDLQQVWKGEAQKLYEEAMEEGRLEKGDWAYFGIYEFIWFLQMGGHNSTHIYGCDTTDADGQTKANIDGRKRMLRMYEFVKDKIPGAERSVLKTMYTRALSREGCRIVGEHNVTLDEFMGAKNYKDSVCNAFNYIDLHNEDNGCDEIFHESAELIPKVPMSALIPKNTNRLLVAGRILSSDRKSLAGIRAQSTCMAMGQAIGAAAALAVKKGVYSRDIATSDIVDLTIEHGAVAL